The DNA segment GACCtcataaaaatatgatttcttATGCATCAAACAAAACTTTGTTTTACTGTCAGAAGAAAAGAATTCACTGATTCCAGATACGAAAAAATTTGCAAGCTGGCTTGTGCGAGGATGGAAATCCATTAGGAATAAATGAACCAGATAGAGCTAATTCAGAGAAACTATGGAGAAGCCGAGAAATTCGGATTATACATTCGATAATCGATTGCGCGATTTGCctgaagaattttcaattaGCAATAGATTTAATGAGGGAGATATGTGAAATGTAAGTAAAATTTACACATTTGGTTATACTGCAAAATTTTTGACGTATTTCAACCTTTTTTGTGTTATCAGATTTTATTAACTTGTGAtttatgagccattattcactggtTTGTCAAACTTCGTGGTCTCAACCATAGAAGGGGCTGTGAGCATAGAGATATTGAAAATATGGCTATTATTCATTCGAATGACGTTTTCTCACACTGGTTGAataatatacaatttttttcacagagATTTAACTAACCGGCATACACTTTTGTCGGCATTAGGTCGTTTACATTTAATAATAGGAGATATAGCTGGGGCAGAAGATAGTTTCAACAAAGCAAGTTTGTGTGCACAAGAAATGCAATTCAAAGATAAGAAATTAGAAGTCCGATCATTGATTGATAGCGGACTTCTGTGCATTGCCAATAAAAATTACAACGAGGCCCTAAATTTCTTTCAAGAAGCCAAATCTTTGGAACCTAATAAGACGATGGTGAGTTAACGTAATATTTTGTATATTGATCTATTTTATGTATATCGATCAATTTTTCTAGATCTTGAATAATATGGCAGTGTGCCACATGTACAGCGGTCGACTCAAAGACGCTATATCGATTTTAGAGTCTGCGATCGCATCGAATCCACCTCAAGCTCTTCACGAGTCCGTCATTTTGAACCTTTGCACTTTGTACGATATGGAATCGTCCAAGGGAAGATTGAAAAAGTTTGCTCTATTGAGGCAAATGTCTCGTTATCAGGCAGATGCTCCCACAGCAATCTTGGAAAAATTGTATGGCTAAGGGTGGCTGTCAAATACTTGTCATTTTGGTTTGACATCTTGAAGTAGTACCAACGCGACTACAGTTTCGTTACTAACACCAATTGTGGCCTATACAAGAAAAAACTCGCTTTTCACTGTTAATAACACTTCACTTGAGGTTTTGTTATAACCTCAATTTCTGTATGAGTTCCTGTCACATTTAATATAATTGATGGTTTTTGGATTCTTTATTCATTAAGATGTTCCAAAGGTGGTGAATGAACCGATTCGATTTCGTTTGGTTTCTCGACTCACTCAGTTGGCGATAGGTGGCGCTACAAAATGATAGTACTGCGCAGTGACTATTGAACGGTGATGGTCACTATAATTTCAACGCACCTAGCATAAAATGTAAGTTTCGTTTTATGCTGAGCTGTGAAGTGATTCATTTAATAGTCAATTTTTGACAGTTGACATTTCGTTATGATAAAAACAAAACATTACGTAACCTCAAATTATCTgaaggttaaaaaaaaattactttttccatttcaaattttcagctACTGAAATTGATGCTCCTGCTAGCATTGTTTCTGTTTGGGCTTGTTAACTTTTTCATTTACCATTAGGATTGAGAAGTTTGAGGTTTAATGATAACAAACCAAAATAATTTATAGGTGTTGGAATTGCTTGGAAATTGTTAATGTCTTGTGTTCAGTATTAACATCATTATAATATTGTAATTATTTTTGAGCTGTTTGAATTGATTAATAATTTCACTGATGCTCAAATATCGAGTTTGAATTAGAAGTTGAAAAAGTTAACCACAATGCTTTATTCATTTAGTCCTATCATTCCTATCAAGAAGAACgtttaattttattcaattatgaAACTTCTTATCTGGCACATTTTTATATAGTTTTTCCCATAATTTCAcatattctttcttcatctctTCACGCTTCGCAAAATATTCAGGGTATTGGGCCTTTTCCAATGGGTGCCAATAATCTAAGACCCAATCAGGTGATGGAACCTCCCTACCGTATGCTACACCACCAGGAGACTCTGGAACTGCAAAATGATTTAGATTAATTGATTTTATCCGTAATCTTTGAGGATGACATATTAGTACCGCTAATTAAAGATAGAGAAGTATATATTTCAGTCTGAATACAAGATTGACTCACATTTCTTTTGTATCGGATGCATTTTTTGAAACAAATTTTCTTCCCCTTGATGGAGTAACTCCCTAGCGACCCTTATATCTTTTATGTCTTTATTTTTGTCAAATTCGGCCCTCATAATTACAGCATGATAACGATAGACTTCTCTGAAAATGAGAGTCCGTTATATAAGAATCGAGCAGGCAAATAGATCCAACCTTTTATCATaataattttccaaatttcttaATACTCTTTTATATAAACTCTGAACTTTTCTCGTATGGGAAACGAGGCCTAAAACTGGTATTCCTACAGACATTTTCAGAAAAAGTTATCAAATTAGCAAAGATTTTGATTTTGGCAACCTAACCTCGAAAAGTCATAAAAAGTTCAAACCAAAGAATGACAAGTTGAAACAGCTGATCTATGTCAGCATAGACTATGATTATTTTTTGCTATTTAGGATAAATGTTATTTCCTAGGCTTTTCTTTGGAATAATAAACTTCttaaaatggaaaaattcttaAACGTGAAGAATCGTATCATAACGCAATTCATATTAATCATTCGTACAGTAGATCTTTTGGATTcgatttcgaactgaaatttttgaGTGCTCATGCGCAGCAACCAAATTTTTGTCATTTCCCCGAAAGATAAGTCAAAGTCAAATATTTTCATCCATCTTTGTCGTTCGTAGTTAAACATTTTAGCTAAGTTTCATTTGCTGTTTTTcacgaaaaacaataaataactCCATTTAAAGTGTTTCTCACGTATAACATTATTTCCTTTAAAATCAAAGTTGCGTGTTTAGTGCGATATTAAGATGAGCGACAAGAAATGTAAGTATCTAGTTGGCAAGGAACTATTACATTTTTTATTCATcttttgaatgaaatattttttcgataggGTCTATATACCTCGGACCTATCGTACAACAATATTTAAAAAATCAGCCTGGTATGATTGTAATCTTGCATAATAAATTGCAGGATGTTCTAATCAATACTGTTAGTTTATCTTTGTCTTATTCACGTAAATCGGAATTTCTCACTCAGTCGTGTCTTTAAATAGCCTTGCCCTACTTGCAATACTGCAGTATTCTGTTAGGGATTTAAATATGCCATGTAATTTAGGGCGAATATATGATGTCAAATTGTTATTGCAGCATCTTCTATAACAGATCCAAAAGGGGGAGCCAACCGGACACCTTTGGACTTACTAGGACCTCAAAGAAAACAGTACATATTCATTTTCATGTGTTTTATACAGTGGCTGATGCTTGTTGGTTATATACCCGCTCAACGATTTTACCTACACTAGATTATTGGTTGGGATTGTCACAACAGTGCACTTttgccaaaaaattttttcatcatcaaCCTATTTTACTATCTACTACAGGCAGAACTAACcgatatctgttttttttttgtataattgaGAATTATTCAGGACACGAAATGATTATCCAAGGATCAGATACAAAAGTTTCTGAATTCCCATTTTATTAGTCATAAATTCAATCAGAAGGGAAAAAAATCTTGAGCTTATAGTTTTCCATGATTTATTAGTTGTCGATCTTTTTGGGAATGGGTAATTTTCTTAGAAACAATGTTAAATCTCTGAAGTAAAGAAACTTCTTGTTTAGAAGATCTAGTCTAGATAATTCATTCTTCAGTTAAAATGATTATTATCCAGATTTTACTTGATTTCAAACAGtatcttcaaatattcattttcctTCTATTTGATTCTGTAAGCTTTCTCTCTCAGTGAAATACATCCCCAATCTGTAAGTCGTCCTAGAAATTTTATGACGTCAATGAACATCTGTTCTCACTTTTCCCATTTCCCCGATCATTTCAGGCCTACGCTCGTTTTGCGCTTGTGTTCTGACCTTATTTTCCGATGGAAATCAATACTGGGAAGTGTTCCTGTCTTCAGGTTATAGGTCAAACGGAGTATTCCGGATTTTATCATTTGATTGTTGCCTAAGCTCTTTATTATTCATCCCCTAAAGGCTAGTCCACTTTTTCAAGATTTTGGTGTCATTTGTCTGTAGTTTTCGCATCAAATTGAAGGAAATAAACGTATAAAAGTGCATTGTTGTATCAATTAACGTAGCTGAAGATGTATCAAATATCTCAGTGGTCCAACATTAGACGATTTGTGGTCTATTCACTGCATGACGTACAAAAAATATGTAACTGAAATCTGATAAGACTTGAATGATACAAACAAAGTGATATGGGTTTAAAGggaattattaattatatcgATGAATGATAATCGGTTTTCAAATAATAGCTGAGAAATAATGGTGGTTTTATAATGCTGTTTGTAGCAAAAGTCTATTTCGTCAACTTGACAGCTGAAAGAATCTACCACCTTTCGATATCTGTGTTCGCATTCTAAATCTGATAAGATAATCAtgtttttttgttatattcTGTTATATGAAccgaaaattcatatttagtCCAAATCGCCAGAACTATCAATCAGTCCTGTATCATACGTTtaaaattgttcgaaaaatataCAGTGCGATAACTACGGAACGCCGAACGCATACATATGGCATACACACTTTTACTCAGATCTTTATTTTGAAGTATTTCTAGCATTTCTTAAGAAAATAGGTCCCGATTTTTAAGCATCTAACTAAGGGTAAATTAAAATTGAGAGAAGGGAGAGAGTATTCAAGTTAATTTGTCGAGTGAGTTTGGAATTTtgagaaatgagattttgatTCCAACACTGAACTCAAACTGTCAGAATTTGTCATTAGTTGGTTGGAATTGTCTTGGGATGTAACTAAACATTTTGCATATTTGAATGATGAATAAAATAGTTTTTGCGGGTATTctgctatattttttttttcaattttccattaaaggattgttacatattttttgttttatggGTGTAGGGTGGTATCTACTGGAGTCACCCGGTGTTTGCTACTACAATGTTGGCTATACTGCTGCAGCACATCTATTCGTCGCTAATGAATCAAATTCTATCTTTACCTATCAAAACGGATGAAAAATGTCTATCATATTATGGTTTATGCAACTAATTTGATAGGTATAAGGTATTTTGCCAGAGGTCGACGGGATTTCGTAATCTACCATGtttgaattatttattactATTAACATGTGACTAACATAGATTTAAGTGAACCTGTAGGTCTGATCTTGCGGTTTTGTTTTGGATAACACCGTTCAACAGACAAAAAATGTCATAATTCGAGAGACTTATGAAAATAATCAGCATACTGTGGTTTTTCATTTGTACAATGTACGACGAATATGGGACAGATGAAGCTCATTTTGATGACTGTGTCCAAAACAGAACTGAGAAAAACTTACTTTAGTTTGCTTGCAAATAAATCTTTATCTCTTAAGGCATGCTCTTAGTTTAATATTTGGTTTTAATTTGacttttttcgtttttcttcaaaatccaGTTAACCTACTTTATTTTTCCAACAATAAAACCCTTTTATTttagatttattttatttttatcctaGCTTTATTATAATGATAATTATATAGAGCTTGGATACAATTAGACTGCATGAGCATAGATCTTCAGGCAGATTTTCCGtaaatgtttgtttttctttcatattcaGGAAAATCTGTGGGGAATCTAGCAtgttttattattatcatttgtCATTAATTCAAACgaaaacacaaaaaaattatttcctgctTGTGTTTTCggtttttgttttcattttgattttgcATGCTGTTCATGCAAACGTTTGTTCAAGGGAGTTCTTGCAAATCTGTATCATTCGAATCGTAGTTCTTCCCCTTGAACAAATCATAATTTAAAGCATGTGAACAAAATACGGCATATTTTAGGTCCATCGAAATCTAAGTGTATATAATTAGTGATAGATATtgtattataaaaaaattaaggatATATCTCACAAGGAAATTAATGCAAAAATGTTTTCAGTAAAAAAATTGCcactgaaaataatgaatatatatgaatatatatttcTATAGTTCCAGATCGAATTAATTATATGAATTTCAACTTGATATTCGAATTTTCTGCAATGGTATTGCTATCCTCAACTTTTCTTCAACATAGGAACCAACATATTTGCATAAATTTGTATGCACTGAATGTTTCAAGTTGTTTCTTTGGAAAACCTCCACTAATGAATATTCCACTCTTTCAATAGCTTTTTCGTTATTAAAATTTCATTAGTTATATGTTTGGGTTTAGTATTGTTTCGTTTACCATTTAGTGATGTcgattttgttattttcaagttggttaatttttttattcctgtgTATATTTTGTGAGTAATTCTTAAATAATGTGTCGTTGAATTTGCAGCAATTGGGGGTGCTGTACCCCCGCCACCGCAAGCTCAAGCTTATACCCCTCAACCACCTCCGCAGGCTAACCCCGGTGTGCAAGCACCTCAACCTTATGGAGGTGAGTGTTTGATGTTGCTGTAAATATGTAATATGTGAGGAATAATTTTCAATTGCTGTTGAATTTGACAACATAAAATTCATATTGTGTTTTATTGTTTTAGTTCTACCAGGAATACCCACTTCATCGCCTTATGTAATACCTGGACAGACGCAGCTTTATCCCCAGGGTCCACCCCCTACGTATGATCAGGCGTTGACTCATCCCGCTTTGGTTGGACAACATGTAAGGATAATTGACAACTTGATATGCTAGTGTCGATTGatgtcacttttgaattttttcagaatatattGAATGTTTTTTGCACTCTTTCAGATCTATCCACCTGGTACTATGTATGCTGCAGGTTATCCAACTTACCTAGGTTATCCAGCCTACACCCCTATGCAGTATTATCCATCGTTAGGGGCTTATTCCTACGCCATGCAACCAACTGCTCAGTTAAGACCGACAATCATGATACCGGTTAGTTTTCTATCATTTTAATGGCTCTCTTTGTTCGCAACTTTTTGCTGGAAAGATATGATGGGAATTCAGATAATCCTCATGAAAAAGTTGTCAGGGaaatttgttgatgttgatagAATACcaaagaatttttcgatatttctagCGCCAATGCTTGATCTGCAATTAAAATGAGAAATAGGGAAGAATCTGGAAGGGTTCATACCTGCAGGTTTCCTATTTGACTAACGATTTATTTGAAAAGAATACGGCCATATTCGAAATTTCACAACAGAGACATTCTATGTCTTCTCTATGTTTCACAAGCCATCACAAGAAACCATAGAATTTACCGGGGATGGCTAACTTCACGTTGTAGACTAACGCCGATGACGCTTTCGAAGGGACGTGAAGATAGGTCGAGAACGGTATAAACATGGGCGTCACGTTCGACTGGGCATTAACGATTGAAAATTATCAAatgaccattttttttttattcaagagAACGAAACGTAAAGATCGCATGGTCATAGGTAATTCTTCGTCCATGGGCATATTTCAAAGGGTATTTTTGAGAGGTTGTATTTTGTATTGTTAACTCATTATCTGCTTCacgcttaaaataattttcttgaagTAAAAAAAATCTTGAAGGGAAAAATGAATCATTCATTTCAGAATGGCTATGACGCAGGGGCAAGATTTGACGGGATAGCACAACAAGTGATACCACCTGCACCACCCGGTGTACCTCCATCCGCCGCACAGTTGGCAGCCATGGCCGGCCACCAGGTGGCCTTGGGACAAAAAAAGAATACCTTTTTAACAGGGGGTTCAGATGGGGGTTACACATTCTGGTAGGGTGTTCAATTAGGTTAGcgaattttcattttatagacAGGTTATTTTCTGATCTATTACAATGATATGCTTTCGAAAATTTGAAAGCGAGTATTATTTTTATGACTTCAGTTGGTTTTTGACTTACCCTGATGTTCTACAAAATTTCCTACCTTTTCTGTCTgtgttcagaaaaaaatatttattggagCAAATAAGCATGATACGTTAAAAAGAATTATTTCCATTTATACTTTTATATTCCTCTTTAGTTTGTGCAATTTAAACTTACGTTTTCCAAAGATTATCAATCTCAAACATTCCTTGTTTTATTCAATGTCAGGTTCCAGAAGTTTAGCTAATTTACTTGTTGTTTAACATATTTTTTGGAGTTGAAtatttttggaatgatttcaaaTGAACTATTACAAACTGATATTGACGAAGTAGTGCAATAAATGTTTTATAGTAGGTTATGAAGTTGAATCTTGTTGTTGAGGAATTTTTGTTCTAAGTTGACTCATTAGAGAAATTGAAATCATTCGGCAATAAGAAACTATGAAATAGATTGGATAAGAATTTTGCTCATTAAGACAGTTATAgtacaa comes from the Coccinella septempunctata chromosome 2, icCocSept1.1, whole genome shotgun sequence genome and includes:
- the LOC123306459 gene encoding NADH dehydrogenase [ubiquinone] 1 beta subcomplex subunit 9; translated protein: MSVGIPVLGLVSHTRKVQSLYKRVLRNLENYYDKREVYRYHAVIMRAEFDKNKDIKDIRVARELLHQGEENLFQKMHPIQKKFPESPGGVAYGREVPSPDWVLDYWHPLEKAQYPEYFAKREEMKKEYVKLWEKLYKNVPDKKFHN
- the LOC123306458 gene encoding DAZ-associated protein 2 isoform X2, coding for MSDKKSIGGAVPPPPQAQAYTPQPPPQANPGVQAPQPYGVLPGIPTSSPYVIPGQTQLYPQGPPPTYDQALTHPALVGQHIYPPGTMYAAGYPTYLGYPAYTPMQYYPSLGAYSYAMQPTAQLRPTIMIPNGYDAGARFDGIAQQVIPPAPPGVPPSAAQLAAMAGHQVALGQKKNTFLTGGSDGGYTFW
- the LOC123306458 gene encoding DAZ-associated protein 2 isoform X1, whose protein sequence is MKNVYHIMVYATNLIAIGGAVPPPPQAQAYTPQPPPQANPGVQAPQPYGVLPGIPTSSPYVIPGQTQLYPQGPPPTYDQALTHPALVGQHIYPPGTMYAAGYPTYLGYPAYTPMQYYPSLGAYSYAMQPTAQLRPTIMIPNGYDAGARFDGIAQQVIPPAPPGVPPSAAQLAAMAGHQVALGQKKNTFLTGGSDGGYTFW